One Medicago truncatula chloroplast, complete genome DNA segment encodes these proteins:
- the ycf68 gene encoding hypothetical chloroplast RF68 — protein sequence MQCRSNFLFTRGIRAVQGGPSWLLSSREFIHPLSVYGQLSLEHRFRFGLNRKRKTEHLTTYLHRPRTTRSPLSFWGDGGIVPFS from the coding sequence ATCCAATGTAGATCCAACTTTCTATTCACTCGTGGGATCCGGGCGGTCCAGGGGGGACCATCATGGCTCCTCTCCTCTCGAGAATTCATACATCCCTTATCAGTATATGGACAGCTATCTCTCGAGCACAGGTTTAGGTTTGGCCTCAATAGAAAAAGAAAAACGGAGCACCTAACAACGTATCTTCACAGACCAAGAACTACGAGATCACCTCTTTCATTCTGGGGTGACGGCGGGATCGTACCATTCTCTTGA